The sequence tatacatatataaataaatatataaatacatatatacacacacacacacacacatatatatatatatatatatatatatatatatatatatatatgtatatataaatatatatataaaaatatatacataaatatatatatatatacatatatataaataaatatataaatacatatatatacatatatatataaattatatatatatatacatatatatacatatatatatacatatatatatatatatatatatatatatatatatatatatatatacataaatacatatatatatatatatatatatagatatatatatatatttaaattatacatacatatatatatatgtatatatatatatataatatatatatatatatatatatatatatatatatatatatatatcaagatacatacaaaaacacacaaacacatatacttatatacatacatatatacatatatatacatatatatatacatatatatatatatatatatatatatatatatatatatatatatatatatatatatatatatatatatatatatatatatatatatatatatacacatgtatacatgtatacatgtatacatatatatacatatatatacatatatacatatacatatatatatatatatatatatatatatatacatatatatatatatatatatatatatatatatatgaatatatataaatatatatatatatataaatatatatatatatatatatatatatatatatatatatatatatatatatatacacatatatatatatatatatatatatatatatatatacatatatatatctatatatatatacatatatatatacacatatatatatacatatatatatatatatatatattcatatatatatacatacatatatatatatacatatatatatatatatatatatatatatatatatatatatatatatatatatatatatatatatatatatatatatatatatatatacatacatatacatatacatatacatatatatatatacatacattatatacatatatattatatatatatatatatatatatacagtatacatatataaatatatatatatatacagtatatatatatatatatatatatatatatatatatatatatatatatatagatacacaaaaacacacacatgtgtatatatttacatatatatatatatatatatatatatatatatatatatatatatacacatacacacatatatatttatatatatatatatatatatatatatatatatatatatatatatatatatatatatattatatatacatatatatattatatatacataaataaatacatatgtataaatatatacatatatatatgtatatatatatatatatatatatatatttataagatacgtacacacaaatatatatatatatatatatatatatatatatatatatatatatatatatatatatatatatatatatatatatatatatatatatatatatatatatatatatatacatatatatatacatatatatatatatatatatatatatatatatttatatataagatacatacacacatatatatatatatgtatgtatatatatgtgtgtgtatgcattatatatatatatctatatatatatgtatatatatatatatatatatatatatatatatgtacgtatatatacatatgtatgtatatatatatatatgtatatatatatatatatatatatatatatattatatatgtgcgtatgtatcatatatatatatatacatatatatatatatatatttatatatatgtatatatttatatatatgtatatatttatgtatatatattatatatatgtatatatgatataaatatgtatatatgtgtgtgtatgtatatatatatgtatatatatatgtatatatgtatatatatgtaaatatatacacatgtgtgtgtttgtatttatcttatgtatatatatatatatatatgtatacagtatatatataaatatatatatatatatatatatatatatatatataatatatatatataatgtatatgtatatatatgtatgtatatgtatatgtatatatatatatatatatatatatgtatatatatatatgtgtgtgtgtgtacattatatatatatatatatatatatatatatatatatatatgtgtgtatatatatatatatatatatatatgtgtatatatatacatatacatatatacattatatatatatatatatatatatatatatatatatatatatatatatacatataaatatatacatattcatatacatacatatccatatatatatatatatatatatatatatatatatatatatatatatatatatatatgtttttatatatgtatatatttagattgtATATGCGGGTTTAgtctgtgtgtgtatgagcgtAATAGATAAGACATATGTATAAACAAAAAATAGCCCATGAACGATGCCCTTCAAATACTTATAATTGATTCGAGCTTCCTTTACTCAATAGTTCCTGGTTTTTCCTTATAGGAGATAGAAACTCAAGTTACCCTTACTACAGAGTCCTTGGTTTTATCTAATATAAGGCAGAAATTCAAGTTTCCCTTACTCAAGAGCTCGTGGTTTTATCTGATATGAGGTAGAAACGCAAGCCACTTCCACTGAAGAGTCCTTGGATTTAttcaatatgaggtagaaatacaAGTTTCCCCTAATCAAGTGtctttggtattttctgataggaGGCAGAAATtccataattaagataataatgccaattgttaataacaataataatatacccaCAGGATGATCACTGACTTCAAAGAAACAACAACGACCGGCACAACCGGAAACCCTCCTTTCCGCCAAGCCACCATGACTATGTGTGATGCAGAAACAACAACGACCGAGCCATCATGTCATGGGACTAATGGCTGGGAAGTAGTGGATGGCATGGACGAATGGTGCAAGATGAACTGCAATCATGTGCCTCCCTTCTGTCCTGCGTCGTATTGCATCTGCGATTAAATGGATGAACTGAACCCTAGCTTACTACTTCATGACAGAACCATTTTAACAAACCACATAAGATTGACGTTTCTGATGGTGCTACGAACTAGTTTTATTATTAACTATTACAAAATTAAAGTTTCATCCGATTGTAAAACGATAAAATTCTAATCAGctatagaaattatataaagataGACGTAATACTGATAAGACATTTTGTAAGACCGACTACTCACATCTTTGCCAAAGTCTATGCCAAATGATTATAGTATTACGATGAAATGAAcaagatcaaatttttttttttcgtgtgataATAAGCTCAATGAAGTCCTACTTTTGTATGTGTCCAATTTGTGAGGTATGGCTAAGTACTTATTTATTTCAAGATTTAGTGTTGTGTGTGGGGTTTTGCACAATGGTGGTAGAACATTTTTAAAAATATCTGAATGGACACATGCAATGTAGGTGAATTGTGAGTTAGTATGGATGAGTTTCTAAATAGATTTTTCTTGACCATTCGAATGGCGGACAATACAAAGAAATAGCAATCATCATTCTTCATGTTATTCAACTCTGATATTTGACCTATGCCTTCTCATTTTGGGCTATTAAAGCATTGGATCCAATCTATATATTATTGCTTTTGGATATTAAATCTTAATTATTAATTTGTGtagtataataaaaataactgTGCAATACAAACTGGATTCTATGAATGAACCGTTTTTAGCATTGAAATACCTGCTAGAAATTTTTCACAGGGAAGCTCATAAGCATTTGCATTATACCtacttttttatttgttgaaaGATTGTCAGAGAAAAACCTTGAATGATGTTGCCATAAGTGTATCTCTTGCAGAAGGAAATTGACTTTTGTCATATGAAATGAGTTCCATACTACCAGTATTTTGAAAACAACTGAAATCCATGAAGTATAGAGAATTTGCTTTTCATATCAGTTAGTTCAATTAAGTGTTATGGCCTTAATAGCTTTTAAACTTCAGAATACCTTTTTTATTCTTTGGGttttctttctacatttctaaTTGCTGCAATGTCTTAGCATTAGATAGGTTTGAATCCCAACTGAGAATATTAATTTCCTCGCCATTTATCTAAAAGGATTTCAATGTTTTCTGTAGTTATTATCATCCAAATTTATATATCTACCATATATCTGATTTTACTTCATGGTTGAGTACAGCTGTATCGAGTTACATATGATATTTCAGAAAACAAATGAACCTTCCATGTAGTATTGGGAATTTATCCGGTTCTGTAATCCATTTTTGAATATTCTGTATCGAGTGTATCCTGTTGCAGATGGATCTTGATTATTTATCCTTCAATACAATGCCATACATTTGCATAATTCTGTTATACATTGGAGGAATTCTGTATCCCTTAAAAGACTTATAATGGTAACCTCCATTTTTTACCATGTTTATAACTTATTTCGCACTAAATTCTATTTATCTGAAATTTGATCTTGTGAACTATATATCTACAAAAtgacaaattattattttcttattcctggtcaataaagaatgaaattaattgcaaatttttttttcttaccctttTAATATTTACccgattttttattatatataatgacTTGATTCACTAAAACAATATATTTGAGCTGTTTTTGGTCTATATGGGATATACTTGTTGctggtttaaaaaaagaaaaaaaaaagaaaatcgttgtacaaaaataatggttttataaaattcaaaatcaatagaAGATGGTATTTTAGGGCAACATATTCTGAAAGGTTTTTATTATCAATCATGTGATTACTTTTAACAGGTTAATTACATATAAATTACTACTGGTCGATTCAGTCTCCTATAATCCAGTAGTTAACAAATTCCTGTCAAATTAAACACACAGTAACGTATTTTTTTTCCACAATTGTCACTATCATCACTAATTTTATCTCTATTATAAGTCCTTATTGTCTTGATCATCACCATCCCTTTATCACTATTAAATGACATACTCCATTTTATCACAGTTGCTaaagaaagttcaaacttgcaggaaatgtttatgTTGAGCAGGTTAACATCagcctcttttttatagtttatatatgatatataaagatctttttttaatattgtaactgttcttaagacattttattaaaatttttcatcacttctcatatagtttatttatttcctcatttcctttcctcactggtctattttcccctctaggaggccttgggcttatagcttcctggttttctaactaggaatttagcttgggtaataataataataataataataataataataataataataataataataataagaataataatcaaaataataaaaatactaaattattacaataaaagatgataataaaagataatattaaataacaaatgttaaatatcaaatataaaatatacaatattaaatattaaatatcaaatatcaaatattaaatatcaaacgtcaaatatcattaaatattaataaatattattaaatattattaaatagtaaataataataataataataataataataataataataataataataataataataatgacgatgaccatgacgatgacgatgacgatggtAATAATTGGAGGCTGGAGAATGGATGGTATCTAAGCAATGAAATCACTCGTCTTTAAATATTCATTTTCAGAAGCGTTTGATGTAAAGTCAAAAGGAAATCATGTATTCTATACAGTATTAGTGACGGTGAATTATTGGTtatcaaaatttagaaaaaaagagtCTCAATTATTGTAACAATGATTTAAAACGATAAATTCTTCTATAATGTttagaaaataaaacaagagattGATAAAACAAACAGCTAGAAAAAAGGTTAGATGAAAATATTACTGTGAATAACCCTTATGGAAGCATTAATAAAACTTTATATTGTCAGCTGCTATACTCAAATCCTACATGTTAAGGAAGTAACAAATAAATTTTGCATCAATAGGATGTAAAGAAAGTAGAAACTATTTTAGTGTATCCCCGGATAAAAAACAAATGAGGGTTATGAAgcgtgaagatagagacgactggcctcttgcaccaataggcgtaggaagagatggtgattttgatgatgatgagataATTCATGTAACCCTGGGATATAATGTAAATGAGAATATTTATAacgaaataaagtaaatatttccaaCCTCTGcaggaaatgataaaatataaactatttacCAAAGAATCTTTTGAACTTCCTGAAAAAGTCAAGCGCGACACGAGCAATAGATAATttctataacaaatatttatttttttatatgaaaagtgttattttattgaatacATTCTCTGGGTACTTTATACCGTAATATTTTGGAGATACATCACCATATATAGTTTTCTCAATCATATGAATATGttggaaacacacacaaacataaacaaagtTGTTCAAATCATTACAAAAGAGCAAAATAAACAATCAATTACTATTTACCAACTAAGGATTAGATTTATATTGTATATCCTTATTGGTAAATTTTTGCATTAAAACAATAGTGTATTCGCCAAAAAAAATCGGAACATAATGTAATTATAGGTTTTGAACGTTTCTGATGCTCTAGAACATCGCAAAAAGACCGGTTTTGAGCTATTTTACCTCGAATTCCAAACACCCCAAAAAGGGactaaattcacaaaaaaaaagaaaaaaaaagaaagaaacataaCGAGCAACACGCGTAAAGGGCATTTTTATCGTGCAaccccccctttccccccccccccccccactgtaaaTGGCGGCAAATGGTGCTTTTTCGTTATGGGACTACAGATTCCAACCACCCAAAAATCACAAAGTTCACAAAGAAATTCGTAATGTCGAGAAAACACGAGAAAAGGGCATTATTGCACAGCCCCCTCTGCCCCTTCCCCACGGAAAATGTCGTCAAATGGATGTTTCTTCATTATGGGACTCCAGATTTCAACAACCGAAAAATGCACTAAGCTCACATAGAAACCCGTAATATCGAGAAAACACGAGATACCAATTCCGACACAAGCATTAAAATAAAACACGACTTAAACTGATTTCACCATTTTTTATACTATAACTAAAGTTTGGATTAATAAAGAAGAAATAACAACCCTTTCTCAATcatcaatagatatatatacataatatatataaatatatatatatatatatatatatatatatatatatatatatatatatatatatatatatatatatatatatatatatatatatatatatatatatatatatataatatatatatatatatatatatatatatatatatatatatatatatatatatatatatatatatatatatatatatatatatatatatatatatatatatatttatatatatatatatagatatatatatatatatatatatatatatatattagatgtatatatatatatatatatatatatagatgtatatatatatatatatatatatatattagatgtatatatatatatatatatatatatatatatatatatgtatatatatatatatatatatatatatatgtatatatatatatatatatatatatatatgtatatatatatatatatatatatatatatatgtatatatatatatatatatatatatatatatatatacatataccaaaggcacttcccccaattttagggggtagccgacatcaacaaatggaacagacaaaaaagggaacctctactctctacgttcctccagcctaaccagggactcaaccgagttcagctggtactgctagggtgccacagcccaacctcccacattatccaccacagatgaagcttcataatgctgaatccccaactgctgctacctccgcggtcatctaaggcaccagaggaagcagcagggcctaccggaactgcgtcacaatcgctcgccattcattcctatttctagcacgctctcttgcctctctcacatctatcatcctatcacccagagctttcttcacaccatccatccacccaaaccttggccttcctcttgtacttctcccatcaactcttgcattcatcaccttctttagcagacagccattttccattctctcaacatggccaaaccacctcaacacattcatatccactctagccgctaactcatttcttacacccgttcccaccatcaccacttcgttcctaaccctatctactcgagatacaccagccatactccttagacacttcatctcaaacacattcaatttctgtctctccatcactttcattccccacaactccgatccatacatcacagttgctacaatcactttctcatataaaactctctttacattcatgcccaaccctctatttttactactcccttaactacccccaacactttgcaaccttcattcactctctgacgtatatctgcttccactccaccatttgctgcaacaacagaccctaagtacttaaactgatccacctcctcaagtaactctccattcaacatgacattataccttgcaccaccttcccttctcgtacatctcaaaaccttattcttacccacattaactctcaacttccttctctcacacacccttccaaattctgtcaatagtcggtcaagcttctcttctgtgtttgctaccagtacagtatcatccgcaaacaacaactgatttacttcccattcatggtcattgtcgtctaccagttttaatcctcgtccaagcactcgagcattcacctctctcaccactccatcaacatacaagttaaacaaccacggtgacatcacacatctctgtctcagccccactctcaccggaaaccaatcactcacttcatttcctattctaagacatgctttactacctttgtagaaacttttcactgcttgcaacaaccttccaccaactccatataacctcatcacattccacattgcttccctatcaactctatcatatgctttctccagatccataaacgcaacat comes from Palaemon carinicauda isolate YSFRI2023 chromosome 19, ASM3689809v2, whole genome shotgun sequence and encodes:
- the LOC137658610 gene encoding uncharacterized protein; the protein is MLQLYIPLLLSLAVGYGGAVPSPITADSAMITDFKETTTTGTTGNPPFRQATMTMCDAETTTTEPSCHGTNGWEVVDGMDEWCKMNCNHVPPFCPASYCICD